From a single Chitinophaga sp. Cy-1792 genomic region:
- a CDS encoding DUF4091 domain-containing protein — translation MVNKFFGVLLLLALQQNAWAQNRFAPDYKDLPDPRPVNEASWQPYGNALQVAFGNTDTRYEKRNAPAAGDVTATWTGNAWKGERVQTQLLIWSAAPVAHLSVKILSLKNQSYNFPANAVKAGFVRYVMTDELNKDGSGCGYRKPENFDSSLVADGIDAIASGALAAKTTQPVWITIQVPENTPAGTYEGIVEVNGDKSTTRHNFQLKVSSRTLAAPDKWKFHLDLWQSPDAVARMYNVKPWSKEHFEAMRPYMKMLAAAGQKVITATLIYDPWNAQTEDIYSTMIKWTKKKNGSWTYDYGIFDQWVTYMMGLGIKDEINCYSMIPWNLKFHYYDESAAKDTFIIAKPGTPEYTAHWLPMLKDFVKHLKAKGWYNITTIAMDERPSKDMQEALKVIRTADKDFKLSLAGSYHAPLAYEIWDYCIASGEQFPADVMKERLKKGWPTTFYTCCTEGFPNTFTFSPPAEATFMGWYAAAKGYTGYLRWAFNSWVKNPLTDSRFRSWAAGDTYFIYPGPRTSIRFEKLVEGVQDFEKIRTLKAEFEKNHDNAKLNQLEEILQSFEINTLKTTPAANIVNAAKAKLNAL, via the coding sequence ATGGTGAACAAATTTTTTGGCGTGCTGCTCTTGCTGGCACTGCAACAAAACGCATGGGCGCAAAATCGCTTTGCTCCCGATTATAAAGACCTTCCGGATCCCCGCCCGGTAAATGAGGCCTCCTGGCAACCTTATGGCAATGCTTTACAAGTAGCCTTCGGCAATACTGATACCCGCTACGAGAAAAGAAATGCACCTGCTGCAGGTGATGTAACTGCCACCTGGACCGGCAATGCATGGAAAGGCGAAAGGGTACAAACACAATTGCTGATCTGGTCTGCAGCACCTGTTGCTCATCTCTCCGTAAAAATCCTCAGTCTTAAAAATCAATCATATAACTTCCCTGCAAACGCAGTGAAAGCGGGTTTTGTACGCTATGTGATGACCGATGAACTGAATAAAGACGGCAGCGGCTGTGGCTACAGAAAACCGGAGAACTTCGACTCATCGCTTGTTGCCGATGGCATCGACGCCATCGCGTCAGGTGCACTGGCAGCAAAAACAACGCAGCCAGTATGGATCACTATCCAGGTTCCGGAAAACACCCCTGCCGGTACCTATGAAGGTATCGTGGAGGTAAATGGTGATAAATCTACCACCAGACATAACTTCCAGCTGAAAGTAAGTAGCCGCACCTTAGCAGCTCCCGATAAATGGAAGTTCCACCTGGACCTCTGGCAGAGCCCGGATGCTGTGGCACGTATGTACAACGTGAAACCCTGGAGCAAAGAGCACTTTGAAGCCATGCGCCCGTATATGAAAATGCTGGCAGCTGCCGGACAAAAAGTAATTACCGCTACGCTGATCTATGACCCATGGAATGCACAGACAGAAGATATCTACAGCACCATGATCAAATGGACGAAGAAAAAGAATGGCAGCTGGACATACGACTACGGCATCTTTGACCAGTGGGTAACTTATATGATGGGCCTGGGTATCAAGGACGAAATCAACTGCTACAGTATGATTCCGTGGAACCTGAAGTTCCATTATTATGATGAGTCAGCCGCTAAGGATACCTTTATTATTGCCAAACCCGGTACACCTGAGTATACTGCACATTGGTTACCAATGCTGAAGGATTTCGTGAAGCACCTGAAAGCAAAAGGCTGGTATAACATCACGACTATCGCGATGGACGAGCGTCCGAGCAAGGACATGCAGGAAGCGCTGAAGGTGATCCGTACAGCAGATAAGGACTTCAAATTATCCCTGGCCGGTAGCTACCATGCACCGCTGGCTTATGAAATCTGGGATTACTGTATCGCCTCCGGTGAACAGTTTCCTGCTGATGTCATGAAAGAGCGTCTTAAAAAGGGCTGGCCTACCACCTTCTATACCTGTTGTACAGAAGGTTTTCCTAATACCTTTACCTTCTCACCTCCCGCAGAAGCGACCTTTATGGGTTGGTATGCCGCAGCGAAAGGTTATACCGGCTATTTACGCTGGGCTTTCAACAGCTGGGTGAAAAATCCGTTAACGGATAGCCGTTTCCGTAGCTGGGCAGCGGGTGATACCTACTTCATCTATCCTGGTCCGAGAACTTCCATCCGCTTTGAAAAACTGGTTGAAGGGGTACAGGATTTCGAGAAAATCAGGACTTTAAAGGCAGAATTTGAAAAAAATCATGATAATGCCAAACTGAACCAGCTGGAGGAGATCCTGCAATCTTTTGAGATCAACACTTTAAAAACAACGCCGGCTGCCAATATCGTCAATGCAGCGAAAGCTAAGCTGAACGCTTTGTAA
- the ftsZ gene encoding cell division protein FtsZ, with amino-acid sequence MIHFDLPKEKSSIIKVIGIGGGGSNAVNHMYSQRIDGVNFIICNTDAQSIANSPVPNKIQLGPHLTQGLGAGANPEIGKQATEESFEEIKKILEVNTKMAFITAGMGGGTGTGGAPIIARICKELGILTVGIVTTPFSYEGKKRMGQADEGIARLKEYVDTLLIISNDKLRQKFGDLKFKAAFEKADNVLATAAKCITDVINSTGQINVDFADVCTVMRNGGVAILGSALAEGENRAQRAIEDALTSPLLNDNDIRGAKWILINISSSEGEFEHTLDEMDIIQAYVQSQAGEDCDVILGVGYDQALDRNLGVTIIATGFEQKPIQQVKMTPSTPERVEPKIVMQLGKDGDEKKMNLAQSQGSLFQEPQDIMAPRLMDPSGNHNEPMMPYQQPAAQPAQQAPIAPSRQNYVLNIQQTPINPIQEQPIQQPVQTAQPMQPVQPIQPLQQFPAAQQQNINVIQPQGNMTNSYMNRPAHQIYVEPGTTPSQEMKMVYKEDELNHTPMPPEVPMHSTYEDLEEQKRKQAERVAKLRSISFNVKNMDNNAEIENVPAYMRRNVSLDNGAGSAEQFYSNYTVSGEPGQNNPTEINTINTFLDGKKPD; translated from the coding sequence ATGATACATTTTGATCTTCCTAAGGAAAAATCTTCTATCATCAAGGTCATCGGTATTGGTGGTGGCGGAAGCAATGCGGTGAATCATATGTACAGCCAGCGCATTGATGGCGTAAATTTTATTATCTGCAATACAGACGCGCAGTCTATTGCTAATAGTCCTGTCCCCAACAAAATCCAGCTGGGTCCCCATCTCACGCAAGGATTAGGTGCCGGCGCTAACCCCGAAATCGGCAAACAGGCTACAGAAGAGTCCTTTGAAGAAATCAAAAAAATACTGGAGGTGAACACCAAAATGGCTTTCATCACTGCAGGTATGGGCGGCGGTACCGGAACCGGTGGCGCTCCTATCATCGCGCGGATATGTAAAGAGCTGGGTATCCTCACCGTTGGTATTGTTACCACCCCATTTTCTTACGAAGGAAAAAAACGTATGGGTCAGGCAGATGAAGGTATCGCACGTTTGAAAGAATACGTGGATACACTCCTGATCATTTCTAATGATAAACTACGCCAGAAATTCGGCGACCTGAAATTCAAGGCCGCCTTCGAAAAAGCAGATAACGTACTCGCTACCGCTGCTAAATGTATCACTGACGTTATCAATTCTACCGGCCAGATCAACGTGGACTTTGCCGATGTATGCACCGTTATGCGTAACGGTGGCGTGGCTATCCTCGGTTCTGCCCTCGCAGAAGGAGAAAACCGTGCCCAACGCGCAATCGAAGATGCACTCACCTCTCCGCTCCTGAATGATAACGATATCCGTGGTGCTAAATGGATCCTTATCAATATCTCTTCTTCCGAAGGTGAATTCGAACACACCCTCGATGAAATGGATATTATCCAGGCTTATGTTCAAAGCCAGGCAGGTGAGGATTGCGACGTTATCCTTGGTGTGGGTTACGATCAGGCACTCGACAGAAACCTGGGCGTTACTATCATCGCTACGGGGTTCGAACAAAAACCCATCCAGCAGGTGAAAATGACACCCTCCACTCCTGAAAGAGTAGAGCCTAAAATCGTAATGCAACTGGGTAAAGATGGTGATGAGAAAAAAATGAACCTCGCACAAAGCCAGGGATCATTGTTCCAGGAACCGCAGGATATCATGGCACCACGCCTGATGGACCCTTCCGGTAACCACAACGAACCAATGATGCCTTACCAGCAACCTGCTGCACAACCTGCCCAGCAGGCGCCTATCGCGCCTTCCCGTCAGAACTATGTGCTGAATATTCAACAGACACCCATCAACCCAATTCAGGAACAGCCTATTCAGCAGCCGGTTCAGACTGCACAGCCAATGCAACCTGTACAACCAATACAGCCCCTGCAACAATTCCCTGCAGCACAGCAACAGAATATCAATGTGATCCAGCCACAGGGAAATATGACCAACAGCTACATGAACCGTCCTGCACATCAGATATATGTAGAACCAGGCACCACTCCTTCACAGGAAATGAAAATGGTCTACAAAGAAGATGAGCTTAACCATACGCCAATGCCACCAGAAGTTCCTATGCATAGCACATATGAAGATCTGGAAGAACAAAAACGCAAACAGGCAGAACGTGTGGCTAAACTTCGCAGCATCAGCTTCAATGTGAAAAACATGGACAATAACGCAGAAATAGAAAACGTTCCTGCTTATATGCGCCGTAATGTTTCACTGGACAATGGCGCTGGCTCTGCCGAACAGTTCTACTCTAACTACACCGTTAGCGGGGAACCCGGCCAGAACAACCCAACCGAAATAAATACTATTAATACCTTTTTAGATGGGAAAAAACCCGATTGA
- the ftsA gene encoding cell division protein FtsA, translating to MNQEAPIIVGLDIGTTKIAAIAGRKNEFGKLEILGFGKATSFGVQHGMVLNIDQTIKAIRQALENCYASNPNLEINEVYVGIAGHHIKSLQTRGDIVRNDTDAEISQKDIDQLINDQYKTVIPASDQIIDVIPQQYIVDSLQNITYPIGMSGVKVGANFHIITGDKNAIRNINRSVEKSGLKIRDLVLQPLASAAAVMCDMDFEAGVAIVDIGGGTTDLAVFYEGILKHTAVIPYGGENITNDIKNGLGVLKTQAEQMKVQFGYALADEAKSNAYITIPGLRGQSPKEISVKNLAHIIQARMSEILDFVVYHLKQIGMDNKMLNGGIILTGGGSQLKHLIQLTEYTTGVSARIGFPNEHLASGHIDELTKPMYATCVGLILKGYNDYENDRKALEENYVKINTSYLAKEQAAQTMAAQEETWTEEPHPSSQEIQDRKAKERNASLKNFLDKMKTKIIDMFTEEEDAKL from the coding sequence ATGAATCAGGAAGCTCCCATCATTGTAGGTCTCGACATAGGCACTACGAAGATTGCTGCCATAGCAGGAAGGAAGAATGAATTCGGGAAACTGGAAATCCTGGGATTCGGTAAAGCCACATCGTTTGGTGTGCAGCACGGTATGGTGCTGAACATCGACCAAACGATAAAAGCAATCAGGCAGGCCCTGGAAAATTGTTATGCATCCAACCCCAACCTGGAGATTAACGAAGTATATGTAGGCATTGCCGGACATCATATTAAAAGTTTGCAAACCCGCGGCGATATCGTTCGTAACGATACCGATGCGGAAATATCCCAAAAAGATATTGATCAGCTGATAAATGATCAGTATAAAACAGTTATCCCCGCGAGCGATCAGATCATCGATGTGATCCCGCAGCAATACATTGTGGACAGTCTGCAGAATATCACCTACCCCATTGGTATGTCGGGGGTGAAGGTGGGTGCAAACTTCCATATTATCACCGGCGATAAAAACGCCATTCGTAATATTAACCGTAGTGTGGAAAAGTCCGGTCTGAAAATACGTGACCTCGTATTGCAGCCACTGGCTTCTGCAGCTGCTGTTATGTGCGACATGGACTTTGAAGCCGGCGTTGCCATCGTAGATATTGGTGGTGGTACCACTGATCTGGCCGTGTTCTACGAAGGTATACTCAAACACACTGCAGTTATTCCTTATGGTGGTGAAAATATTACCAACGATATCAAAAATGGACTGGGTGTACTGAAAACCCAGGCCGAACAGATGAAAGTACAGTTTGGTTATGCACTCGCTGATGAAGCCAAATCCAATGCTTATATCACCATCCCTGGTTTACGCGGACAAAGCCCCAAAGAAATCTCCGTTAAAAACCTGGCACATATCATCCAGGCACGTATGAGTGAAATACTCGATTTCGTAGTATATCACCTCAAACAGATCGGAATGGATAACAAAATGCTGAATGGTGGTATTATCCTTACTGGTGGGGGTTCTCAGCTGAAACACCTGATTCAGCTGACAGAATATACCACCGGTGTCAGCGCCCGCATTGGTTTCCCTAACGAACATCTGGCCAGCGGACATATCGACGAGCTGACAAAACCAATGTATGCTACCTGCGTTGGACTGATCCTCAAAGGCTACAACGATTATGAAAATGATCGTAAAGCCCTGGAAGAAAACTATGTGAAAATTAATACGAGCTATCTGGCTAAAGAACAGGCAGCTCAGACAATGGCCGCACAAGAAGAAACCTGGACAGAAGAACCTCATCCTTCATCCCAGGAAATACAGGACAGAAAGGCTAAAGAAAGAAATGCATCTTTGAAAAACTTCCTCGATAAGATGAAAACAAAGATCATAGATATGTTTACTGAAGAAGAAGACGCTAAACTATAA
- a CDS encoding cell division protein FtsQ/DivIB: MSKTTVILKRVLTISLWAMALGGFIVLMVAAKNIKDESRCKKIIVKFQGEDDKFFIEAKDIKSLITKDKSINPVGKAIGEIDIKQLENLIDTDPWVKNSELYFDNQHNLNIKITQRDPVARVFTFSGNSFYLDGASEKIPVSTRYAAKVPVFTGFPTDAEKLQKTDSLLAAQIVEMGTYIVNDPFWMAQVEQLMITPDRKFEFIPQLGDQVIAFGDGTDIEKKFTKLLAFYKEGLNKVGWDKYSRINIAFEDQVVCTRKNGVPPLQPVIATDSVKVESADEVPAYEEDDSSSHATSKPAETVAAPKPATKPAPKTNAKAENHKETPKKREPVKEKEKEKPRAAQPKQQQPKAVYKPGNKSVNTSKKQNTP; encoded by the coding sequence ATGTCTAAAACTACCGTCATATTGAAAAGAGTCCTTACCATTTCCCTATGGGCAATGGCACTGGGAGGCTTTATTGTACTGATGGTAGCCGCTAAAAATATAAAAGACGAAAGCAGGTGTAAGAAGATAATAGTGAAGTTTCAGGGAGAAGATGACAAGTTTTTTATTGAAGCGAAAGATATCAAATCACTGATCACGAAAGATAAATCTATCAATCCCGTTGGAAAAGCTATCGGGGAAATAGATATCAAACAGTTGGAAAATCTGATCGACACAGATCCCTGGGTCAAAAATTCAGAGCTCTATTTTGATAATCAGCATAACCTGAACATCAAAATTACCCAACGTGATCCTGTTGCCCGGGTGTTTACATTTTCCGGCAACAGTTTCTACCTGGATGGAGCCAGCGAAAAAATTCCTGTTTCCACCAGATATGCCGCCAAAGTACCGGTATTCACAGGCTTCCCTACAGATGCGGAAAAGCTGCAGAAAACTGATAGTCTGCTCGCCGCCCAGATTGTAGAAATGGGTACCTACATCGTAAATGATCCATTTTGGATGGCACAGGTAGAACAGCTGATGATTACACCAGATCGGAAGTTTGAGTTCATCCCTCAGCTGGGCGATCAGGTGATAGCTTTCGGAGATGGAACGGACATTGAGAAAAAATTTACCAAGCTCCTGGCTTTTTATAAAGAAGGGTTGAATAAAGTTGGCTGGGATAAATATTCCCGCATCAACATTGCCTTTGAAGACCAGGTAGTATGCACCCGGAAGAATGGTGTACCACCATTACAACCAGTGATTGCTACTGATAGTGTGAAGGTAGAAAGTGCGGACGAAGTACCGGCATATGAAGAGGATGACTCCTCCTCACATGCGACAAGCAAGCCTGCAGAAACAGTAGCGGCCCCGAAACCCGCCACGAAGCCTGCACCAAAAACAAATGCCAAAGCTGAAAACCACAAGGAAACTCCGAAAAAGAGAGAACCCGTGAAAGAGAAAGAAAAAGAGAAACCGCGTGCTGCTCAGCCTAAGCAACAACAACCTAAAGCAGTGTATAAACCAGGGAATAAATCTGTTAACACATCAAAAAAACAAAACACGCCATGA
- the murC gene encoding UDP-N-acetylmuramate--L-alanine ligase: protein MDLNNIHSVYFIGIGGIGMSAIARYFNEKGVKVSGYDRTATALTKQLEEEGMKIHYSDDISLLDKDANLVVYTPAIPAAHTELNWYRDNNYEVVKRSDVLQEITRTLFAITVAGTHGKTTISTMIAHILKDSGYGCNAFLGGISVNYNKNFWSSDKQVAVIEADEYDRSFLKLSPDIAVLTAMDADHLDIYGTPEAMEEAFIQYTHNIKPNGTLIAHFGLHRDSELYAGKKLRYSLQNNAANAYAANIQMKNGGYIFDVIEQDWMIENLELHIGGMHNVENAIAAVTVAHILGIDGDKIRAAVASFKGIKRRFEYVVKNDHQVYVDDYAHHPEELKALITSAKALFPGRKTTVIFQPHLFSRTRDLVDGFAASLSLADEVILLPIYPARELPIPGVTSELIAEKMTAPVTIMQKDEVLQWLKDNKSPLLITAGAGDIDQLREPIKQIVQ from the coding sequence ATGGATTTGAATAACATACATAGCGTGTATTTCATCGGAATCGGTGGTATTGGCATGAGTGCCATTGCCCGCTATTTCAACGAAAAGGGCGTAAAAGTGAGCGGCTATGATCGTACAGCAACAGCGTTGACAAAACAGCTGGAGGAAGAAGGTATGAAAATCCATTACTCAGATGATATCAGTCTGCTGGACAAAGATGCTAACCTCGTCGTATATACGCCGGCCATACCAGCGGCTCATACAGAGCTGAACTGGTACCGCGACAACAACTACGAAGTGGTTAAACGCAGCGATGTATTACAGGAGATCACCCGTACCCTGTTTGCCATTACAGTGGCAGGCACGCACGGCAAAACGACCATCTCCACCATGATTGCACATATCCTGAAAGACAGTGGTTATGGTTGTAACGCATTCCTCGGCGGAATTAGTGTCAACTATAATAAAAATTTCTGGAGCAGTGATAAACAGGTGGCGGTGATTGAAGCTGACGAATATGACCGCAGTTTCCTGAAATTAAGTCCTGATATCGCTGTGCTGACTGCCATGGATGCAGACCACCTGGATATTTATGGCACTCCGGAGGCAATGGAAGAAGCTTTTATTCAATATACACACAATATTAAACCAAATGGCACGCTGATTGCTCATTTCGGCCTTCACCGCGATAGTGAGCTGTATGCCGGAAAGAAATTACGCTACAGTTTACAGAATAATGCAGCCAATGCATACGCTGCAAATATTCAGATGAAGAACGGTGGCTATATCTTCGATGTGATCGAACAGGACTGGATGATAGAAAACCTGGAACTCCATATCGGCGGTATGCATAATGTGGAAAACGCCATAGCAGCAGTAACGGTAGCGCATATACTGGGAATCGACGGAGATAAAATCCGTGCGGCAGTAGCCAGTTTCAAAGGTATCAAGCGCAGATTTGAATATGTGGTAAAGAATGATCATCAGGTGTATGTAGATGATTATGCACACCATCCGGAGGAGCTGAAAGCCCTGATCACCAGCGCCAAAGCACTGTTTCCGGGAAGAAAGACAACGGTAATTTTTCAGCCGCACCTGTTTAGCCGCACCCGTGACCTGGTAGATGGCTTTGCAGCAAGTCTTTCACTGGCAGATGAAGTTATCCTGTTACCGATCTATCCGGCCCGCGAGTTACCTATACCAGGTGTAACCAGCGAACTGATAGCTGAAAAGATGACAGCACCGGTGACCATCATGCAGAAAGACGAAGTGCTGCAATGGCTGAAAGACAATAAAAGCCCGTTACTGATAACCGCAGGAGCAGGCGATATCGATCAGCTGAGAGAACCGATTAAACAAATTGTACAATAA
- the murG gene encoding undecaprenyldiphospho-muramoylpentapeptide beta-N-acetylglucosaminyltransferase, with translation MQRNIIIAGGGTGGHIFPAIAIANALKKIQPDTNILFVGAVGKMEMEKVPQAGYPIEGLEIAGFNRSNIFKNILLPFKIWKSLRHAKAIIKQFKPDAVVGVGGYASFPILRAAQKMGIPSLIQEQNSFAGKSNKILGKKAKKICVAYDGMDKFFPADKIILTGNPVRNNITQSAVTREDAVKYFGLSPEKQTIFAVGGSLGAKSINEALQPLLATLVEKDIQLIWQTGKPFHQMAVTAAAPYASHIKVHEFINVMDFAYKAADVVLSRAGALAIAELCVVKKPVIFVPYPFAAEDHQTSNAMNLVNKKAGLIIKDDAVRTELPNVLFSLLQNKALMQQMEQNIATLAHPNADMDIAHQVLAII, from the coding sequence ATGCAACGCAATATTATCATAGCAGGTGGTGGTACCGGAGGACATATCTTCCCGGCCATTGCTATTGCCAATGCGTTGAAAAAAATTCAACCGGATACCAATATCCTTTTCGTAGGCGCCGTAGGCAAGATGGAAATGGAGAAAGTGCCACAGGCAGGCTACCCTATCGAAGGACTGGAAATAGCCGGATTTAACAGAAGCAATATCTTCAAAAATATCCTGCTGCCTTTCAAAATCTGGAAAAGTTTAAGACATGCAAAAGCGATAATTAAACAGTTCAAACCGGATGCAGTAGTAGGTGTTGGCGGATATGCCAGCTTTCCTATCCTGAGAGCAGCACAGAAAATGGGGATCCCTTCGCTGATACAGGAACAGAATTCCTTTGCCGGAAAATCCAATAAAATCCTGGGTAAGAAAGCAAAGAAAATCTGCGTGGCATATGATGGGATGGATAAGTTCTTCCCGGCAGACAAAATTATACTAACGGGCAACCCCGTACGAAATAACATTACACAGTCGGCCGTTACAAGGGAAGACGCGGTGAAATATTTCGGCCTGTCGCCTGAGAAACAAACGATCTTTGCCGTGGGTGGTAGCTTAGGCGCTAAATCGATCAATGAAGCATTACAGCCTTTGCTGGCAACATTGGTAGAGAAAGATATCCAGCTGATCTGGCAGACGGGAAAACCGTTTCATCAGATGGCCGTTACAGCAGCCGCTCCTTATGCATCGCATATAAAAGTGCACGAGTTCATCAATGTCATGGACTTTGCCTACAAAGCAGCAGATGTAGTACTGTCAAGAGCCGGAGCCCTCGCGATTGCGGAGTTATGTGTGGTGAAGAAACCTGTCATCTTTGTGCCTTATCCGTTTGCAGCGGAAGACCATCAGACCTCCAACGCCATGAACCTGGTGAATAAAAAGGCAGGACTGATCATTAAAGATGATGCCGTGAGAACAGAATTGCCGAATGTGCTCTTCAGTCTTTTGCAAAACAAGGCACTGATGCAGCAAATGGAACAAAACATTGCCACACTGGCACATCCGAATGCAGATATGGATATTGCCCACCAGGTACTGGCAATTATTTAA
- a CDS encoding FtsW/RodA/SpoVE family cell cycle protein, which translates to MTNLLYRTKGDKVIWTIVIFLSLVSLLAVYSATGSLAYREKGGHTEYYLVKQLSVLVMGLLIIYFAHRVNYTIYSRVAQIGFLISIPLLVYTLAFGSHINDASRWIHLPIINLTFQTSDVAKLALFMYVSRQLSRSQHVIDDFRKGFLPIIIPVGVICVLIMPANMSTALLLGASCMILFFIGRVPLRFLGAMIAAGVVMIGLMFLIAKLPGMEMRAKTWSKRIDSFMNDDHTEVPYQVQQANIAIAGGGMLGKGPGNSTQRNFLPHAYSDYIYATIIEEYGLFGAFLILACYMVLLLRSIRIYRKCPYAFGAFLAVGLSITLVIQALTNMAVNVHLFPVTGVTLPLVSMGGSSVIFTSLAIGIILSVARNVEEMEGKQAERERLEKVMAAQNEAAA; encoded by the coding sequence ATGACGAATCTGCTATATAGAACAAAAGGTGATAAAGTCATCTGGACGATAGTGATCTTCCTGTCGCTGGTGAGTCTTTTGGCCGTATATAGCGCTACAGGATCACTGGCATATCGTGAAAAGGGCGGACATACAGAGTATTACCTCGTAAAACAGCTCTCCGTATTGGTGATGGGCCTGCTGATCATCTATTTTGCACACCGGGTAAATTATACCATTTACTCAAGGGTGGCACAGATAGGCTTCCTGATATCTATCCCGCTGCTGGTATATACGCTGGCATTCGGATCACATATCAACGACGCCAGCAGATGGATTCATTTACCCATCATCAACCTGACCTTCCAGACATCGGATGTGGCTAAACTGGCCCTCTTCATGTATGTAAGCAGGCAGTTATCAAGATCTCAACATGTGATAGATGATTTCCGTAAAGGATTTCTACCTATCATCATCCCGGTAGGCGTGATCTGCGTACTGATTATGCCGGCCAATATGAGTACCGCACTGCTCTTAGGCGCCAGCTGTATGATCCTGTTCTTTATCGGCAGGGTACCGCTACGCTTCCTGGGAGCCATGATCGCAGCAGGTGTGGTGATGATCGGACTGATGTTCCTCATCGCCAAATTACCAGGCATGGAAATGCGCGCTAAAACATGGTCCAAGCGTATCGACAGTTTCATGAACGACGACCATACCGAAGTGCCTTACCAGGTACAGCAGGCCAACATCGCCATCGCAGGCGGAGGTATGCTGGGAAAAGGTCCGGGCAACAGTACACAGCGTAACTTCCTGCCACACGCCTATTCTGATTATATCTATGCAACCATCATAGAAGAATATGGCCTGTTTGGCGCCTTCCTGATACTGGCCTGCTATATGGTGCTGCTATTGCGAAGTATACGTATCTACCGGAAATGCCCGTACGCCTTCGGGGCATTCCTCGCCGTAGGACTCAGTATAACACTGGTTATCCAGGCACTGACCAATATGGCGGTAAACGTACACCTCTTCCCGGTTACAGGGGTAACATTACCACTGGTAAGTATGGGCGGATCTTCCGTGATCTTCACCAGTCTGGCCATTGGAATTATCCTCAGCGTAGCCAGAAATGTGGAAGAAATGGAAGGTAAACAGGCAGAAAGAGAAAGATTAGAGAAAGTAATGGCAGCACAGAATGAAGCTGCAGCTTAA